A window of Mucilaginibacter paludis DSM 18603 contains these coding sequences:
- a CDS encoding transposase, which produces MSNHVHLIASVKEGHSLSVFVRDFKKFTARSILDYIENETESRKEWMLHQFQYYASRHTRNENYQIWVQDNHFVELFSADFTQQKIDYIHDNPVRAGYVYDAADYVYSSASNYEEKESIIDVDCLWL; this is translated from the coding sequence ATGTCTAATCATGTTCATTTAATTGCATCTGTTAAAGAGGGGCATAGCCTGAGTGTTTTTGTACGCGATTTTAAAAAGTTTACCGCCCGGTCCATTCTTGATTATATTGAAAACGAAACCGAAAGCCGGAAGGAATGGATGTTACATCAGTTTCAGTATTATGCGTCCAGGCATACCCGTAATGAAAATTACCAGATTTGGGTACAAGACAATCATTTTGTTGAATTATTCAGCGCTGATTTTACACAACAGAAGATAGATTATATTCATGATAATCCGGTAAGGGCAGGTTATGTTTATGATGCTGCCGACTATGTGTATTCAAGTGCCTCTAATTATGAGGAAAAGGAATCGATTATTGATGTGGATTGTTTATGGTTGTAG
- the ilvA gene encoding threonine ammonia-lyase IlvA, producing MTDAQLNFKAASQRLAHVVKHTPLTRNNKLSEKYQCDVYLKREDLQIVRSYKLRGAYNMICQLTQEQLDRGVVCASAGNHAQGVAFSCSNLGTLGVIFMPEITPNQKVTQTEMFGAGKVKIILVGDTFDDCLAEALAYTQANNMTFIPPFDDYAIIEGQGTVGVEILQDLPDTDVIIMPVGGGGLSAGVGSYFKAEKPDTLLIGAEPEGAPSMLNALQAKEPITLADIDRFVDGAAVKRVGALNYQICSMVLDDMLLVPEGKVCTTILKLYNEDAIVAEPAGALSVAALDLVKDKIKGKKVVCVISGGNNDIERMQEIKERSLLYEGLKHYFIVRFPQRPGALKLFVNNVLGPHDDITRFEFIKKTNRENGPALVGIELKSADDYPALLARMEEFRFDVKELNRDQTLFEYLV from the coding sequence ATGACAGATGCCCAGTTGAACTTTAAAGCCGCATCACAGCGGTTAGCACACGTTGTAAAACATACCCCGCTAACCCGGAATAACAAATTATCTGAAAAATACCAGTGCGATGTATATTTAAAGCGCGAGGACCTGCAAATTGTACGCTCGTATAAACTGCGCGGCGCTTACAACATGATATGCCAGTTAACACAGGAGCAGCTCGATCGCGGTGTGGTTTGCGCCAGTGCGGGTAACCATGCTCAGGGTGTTGCCTTTTCGTGCAGTAACCTGGGTACGCTTGGTGTTATTTTTATGCCCGAAATTACGCCTAACCAAAAGGTTACGCAAACCGAAATGTTTGGTGCCGGCAAAGTGAAGATTATTTTGGTTGGCGATACTTTTGACGATTGCCTTGCCGAAGCCTTAGCCTATACACAAGCCAATAACATGACCTTCATCCCCCCCTTTGACGATTATGCCATTATAGAGGGCCAGGGCACCGTTGGTGTTGAGATATTACAGGATCTGCCGGATACCGACGTTATTATTATGCCGGTAGGTGGTGGCGGCTTATCCGCGGGCGTAGGTAGCTATTTTAAGGCCGAGAAGCCAGATACCCTACTGATAGGTGCCGAACCCGAAGGAGCCCCATCCATGTTAAACGCATTACAGGCCAAAGAACCCATTACCCTTGCCGATATTGACCGCTTTGTTGATGGTGCCGCCGTGAAACGCGTAGGGGCCTTAAACTACCAAATTTGCAGCATGGTTCTGGACGATATGCTGCTGGTACCCGAAGGCAAGGTATGTACTACCATACTGAAACTTTATAACGAGGACGCTATAGTAGCCGAACCTGCGGGGGCGTTATCGGTAGCAGCCCTTGACCTGGTTAAGGATAAAATAAAAGGCAAAAAGGTAGTATGTGTCATCAGTGGTGGCAATAACGATATTGAGCGCATGCAGGAGATCAAAGAGCGCTCACTATTATATGAAGGATTAAAACATTACTTCATCGTCCGCTTTCCGCAACGGCCGGGCGCTTTAAAGTTATTTGTGAACAACGTTTTGGGCCCGCACGATGATATTACCCGCTTTGAGTTTATTAAGAAAACCAACCGCGAAAACGGCCCTGCTTTGGTAGGCATCGAATTAAAATCGGCGGATGATTACCCAGCTTTACTGGCCAGGATGGAAGAGTTCCGTTTTGATGTTAAAGAACTTAACCGCGATCAAACCTTGTTTGAGTATTTGGTGTAA
- a CDS encoding IS4 family transposase, whose translation MSSELFEPTVLDGLARKTEAIQRKRKVGGKELLDMALFDGDQSFNGMSMQLMRRDGLDISKQALHQRHHSNMTKFVQAVFEQLIAVELPQEQTQGLEIRIKDSTRFALPEVIAETFPGTKGSGMKAGASVQFEFEIKSGKSDIKVTPANANDQGESHLDKASIQPGVLYMRDLGYTHLSYMNNINKVKAFFINKLCPKTTIYLLKDDQYQKLELSKLQGITGVFDQQVYIGADKMPVRIIIEPVSEELKARRIANTEKYNKKKGSTTSKGFKERAGFNFIVTNLVSEKYSAELIQKLYHLRWQIELVFKAWKSFLKIHTFPKGSSDRITSILYSKLIWAVLSWKICMAIGKIGQISVLKVHRLIASTKEELRAQLLGICSKWLALLEKLNLKHLSKEHRKHRLKIEEIVISI comes from the coding sequence ATGAGTTCGGAACTATTTGAACCAACGGTGTTAGATGGCCTGGCCCGTAAAACAGAGGCTATACAACGCAAACGAAAAGTGGGAGGCAAGGAACTATTGGATATGGCGTTATTTGATGGAGATCAATCGTTTAACGGCATGAGTATGCAGTTAATGCGGAGGGATGGGCTTGATATTTCGAAGCAGGCATTGCATCAAAGACATCACAGCAATATGACAAAGTTTGTACAAGCCGTTTTTGAGCAATTAATAGCAGTTGAGTTACCGCAAGAGCAAACACAGGGCTTGGAGATCCGTATCAAAGATTCTACCCGTTTCGCGTTGCCGGAAGTTATTGCAGAGACATTCCCCGGAACAAAAGGAAGTGGGATGAAAGCGGGAGCATCTGTACAATTTGAATTTGAAATCAAAAGTGGTAAAAGCGATATCAAAGTAACTCCGGCCAACGCAAATGACCAGGGTGAGAGTCATCTGGACAAGGCATCAATTCAGCCGGGGGTATTATATATGAGAGATCTGGGTTACACTCACTTGAGTTATATGAACAATATTAACAAAGTCAAAGCTTTCTTTATTAATAAATTATGTCCGAAAACAACGATTTATCTATTAAAGGACGACCAATACCAAAAGTTAGAGTTGTCGAAACTACAAGGCATAACCGGCGTATTTGATCAACAGGTATATATCGGAGCTGATAAGATGCCGGTAAGGATAATAATAGAACCGGTAAGTGAAGAGCTCAAGGCAAGGCGGATAGCCAATACTGAAAAGTACAATAAAAAGAAAGGCAGTACCACCAGTAAGGGATTCAAAGAGCGGGCAGGGTTTAACTTTATTGTTACCAACCTGGTGAGCGAAAAATATAGCGCTGAATTGATCCAAAAGTTATATCACCTGCGATGGCAGATAGAATTGGTTTTTAAAGCATGGAAGTCGTTTTTAAAGATACACACGTTCCCCAAAGGAAGTTCGGATCGTATAACCAGTATATTATACAGTAAGTTGATCTGGGCAGTTTTGAGTTGGAAAATATGCATGGCTATCGGTAAGATAGGTCAAATTAGTGTTTTAAAGGTGCATCGACTAATCGCTTCTACGAAAGAAGAATTGCGAGCGCAGCTTTTAGGGATATGCTCAAAGTGGTTAGCTCTGTTGGAGAAATTAAACTTAAAGCACCTTTCAAAAGAGCACAGAAAACATAGGTTAAAAATAGAAGAAATTGTAATAAGTATTTGA
- a CDS encoding MutS-related protein — MENISMNPNIIKDYEKRIIAAQQKVNYYKKLVNTYSLSRLGAFLLFVLVVVLCAIDNQYILLEVSTFLFIVLFGWLVSKQSKYEVEKTFFQNLQTVNENEIANMLTRSNIYDNGQEYYNEKHYYTSDLDIFGQSSLFQLVNRAATPLGNEKLATWLNVPSVKELILKRQQSVQELGSKLDWKMDFQASILFAVKQEKNQLKQLFAYLRIATAIPGEKWLISYAKIAPWLLLASIVATVFYHNTGFLIVLIALINNRITSSKGEYIEKADLVAGKMGKVLGNYALIFSMIENENFESEHCNAIAERLKSKQNGSVSANIKTLSKLINKLNIRLNMVLGALFNMFLLWSVKQVIAIEIWKRNNQQSLEDAFEAVAEFEALLSIAGLYINYPDWCFPEIADGDGYTLTAAGIAHPLINSLTRVENDYELNDTLKIDIITGSNMAGKSTFLRTLGINTILALCGAPVCAKSMRVSVMTIISYMRIKDSLNESTSTFKAELDRLQMLLGAVGGDEKVYFLIDEMLRGTNSVDKYKGSKAVIEQLIRKRGVGLVATHDLQIALLEEKYPDYVRNFYFDIQVKDGEMLFDYKIKHGECKTFNASLLLKQIGIDVDAD, encoded by the coding sequence ATGGAGAATATCAGTATGAACCCAAATATCATTAAGGATTACGAGAAACGAATAATTGCCGCGCAGCAAAAAGTTAATTATTACAAAAAGTTGGTTAATACCTACTCGCTGTCAAGGCTTGGCGCTTTTTTGCTTTTTGTGCTGGTGGTAGTATTGTGCGCCATTGATAATCAATATATTTTGCTGGAGGTATCAACCTTTTTATTTATCGTTTTATTTGGTTGGCTGGTATCAAAGCAAAGTAAGTACGAGGTTGAGAAAACATTTTTCCAAAATCTTCAAACTGTTAACGAAAACGAAATTGCCAACATGCTTACCCGTTCTAATATATATGATAACGGGCAGGAGTACTATAACGAAAAGCATTATTATACTTCAGATCTGGACATTTTTGGGCAGTCATCCTTGTTTCAGTTAGTTAACCGGGCTGCTACTCCCTTAGGGAATGAAAAACTTGCCACCTGGTTAAATGTTCCGTCTGTTAAGGAGCTTATTTTAAAAAGGCAGCAATCCGTTCAAGAACTGGGTAGTAAACTGGATTGGAAAATGGATTTCCAGGCTTCTATTTTATTTGCTGTTAAGCAGGAAAAGAACCAGTTAAAACAACTTTTTGCCTATCTGCGTATTGCAACTGCTATCCCTGGCGAGAAGTGGTTGATTAGCTACGCAAAAATTGCCCCCTGGTTACTGTTAGCAAGCATTGTGGCCACGGTTTTTTATCACAACACGGGCTTTTTAATCGTGCTGATAGCCTTAATTAACAACCGGATCACTTCATCAAAGGGTGAATATATTGAAAAGGCAGATTTGGTGGCTGGTAAAATGGGGAAGGTGCTGGGCAACTACGCGTTGATTTTCAGCATGATTGAGAACGAGAATTTTGAATCCGAACATTGCAATGCTATTGCAGAACGGTTGAAGAGTAAACAGAACGGCTCTGTATCGGCAAACATCAAAACGCTTTCTAAACTCATCAATAAGCTTAACATCCGTTTAAATATGGTATTGGGCGCTTTGTTCAACATGTTTTTACTTTGGAGCGTTAAGCAGGTAATTGCCATTGAAATATGGAAGCGCAACAACCAGCAGAGCCTGGAAGATGCTTTTGAAGCAGTAGCCGAATTTGAGGCTCTGCTAAGTATTGCAGGATTGTACATTAATTATCCTGACTGGTGTTTTCCCGAGATTGCGGATGGCGATGGCTACACTTTAACGGCGGCAGGTATTGCCCACCCCCTGATTAATAGCCTGACGCGGGTTGAAAACGATTATGAGCTGAACGACACGCTCAAAATAGATATTATAACCGGATCAAACATGGCCGGCAAAAGTACCTTTTTACGTACGTTGGGCATTAACACCATATTGGCGCTGTGTGGCGCTCCGGTATGCGCTAAAAGTATGCGGGTTTCGGTAATGACCATCATCAGCTATATGCGGATCAAGGATTCGCTGAACGAGAGCACCTCTACCTTTAAGGCCGAGCTGGACCGCTTGCAAATGTTGCTGGGTGCCGTAGGTGGTGATGAGAAGGTTTACTTTTTGATTGACGAGATGCTGCGCGGTACCAACTCTGTTGATAAGTACAAGGGATCAAAAGCGGTTATAGAACAACTGATACGCAAGCGGGGAGTGGGCCTTGTGGCCACTCATGATTTACAGATAGCGCTGCTTGAAGAAAAATATCCTGATTATGTACGTAACTTTTATTTTGATATCCAGGTGAAGGATGGCGAAATGCTGTTTGATTACAAAATTAAGCATGGCGAGTGTAAAACCTTCAACGCCTCGCTGTTGCTTAAACAAATAGGAATTGATGTAGATGCGGATTGA
- the rlmH gene encoding 23S rRNA (pseudouridine(1915)-N(3))-methyltransferase RlmH, with protein sequence MKITLLSVGKTEDAYLKDGIDKYLKRLKHYIKFETIELPELKNTKALSQEQQKAKEAEMLLKNINTTDYVILLDEGGAQLTSVQFADLLNKKMISSVNNLVFIIGGPYGFDESVYKRANDKLSLSRMTFSHQMVRLFFVEQVYRAYTILKGEPYHHQ encoded by the coding sequence ATGAAGATCACTTTGCTCAGCGTTGGTAAAACTGAAGACGCCTACCTGAAAGACGGAATAGATAAATATTTAAAACGCCTTAAACATTACATTAAGTTTGAAACAATAGAGCTGCCCGAACTTAAAAATACCAAGGCGCTAAGCCAGGAACAGCAAAAGGCTAAAGAAGCCGAAATGCTATTGAAGAATATCAACACAACCGACTATGTGATACTACTGGACGAGGGCGGCGCACAGCTCACATCGGTACAATTTGCCGATCTGCTGAATAAAAAAATGATCTCATCGGTAAATAACCTGGTATTTATCATCGGTGGCCCTTACGGTTTCGACGAGAGCGTTTACAAGCGCGCCAACGATAAGCTTTCCCTTTCGCGCATGACATTTTCGCATCAAATGGTGCGGCTGTTTTTTGTTGAACAGGTTTACCGCGCCTATACAATTTTAAAGGGCGAACCCTACCATCATCAGTAA
- a CDS encoding four-helix bundle copper-binding protein, with protein MKSLEECIEACLACLKACEICATKCIEMGDNDLADCIKNCRDCADICNLCLKWLSRQSAFSEDLCALCARICEACAQECDKHADMHEHCRRCAEACRRCVKTCQK; from the coding sequence ATGAAATCCCTGGAAGAATGTATAGAGGCTTGCCTCGCTTGTTTAAAAGCTTGTGAAATATGCGCTACTAAATGCATTGAGATGGGCGACAATGATCTGGCAGATTGCATTAAGAATTGCCGTGATTGTGCTGATATTTGTAACCTCTGCCTTAAATGGCTTAGCCGCCAATCGGCTTTTTCGGAAGATTTATGTGCCCTTTGTGCCCGGATATGTGAAGCCTGCGCCCAGGAATGTGATAAACACGCAGATATGCACGAGCATTGCCGCCGTTGCGCCGAAGCTTGCAGGCGCTGTGTAAAAACCTGTCAGAAATAA
- the leuB gene encoding 3-isopropylmalate dehydrogenase, protein MKLNIALLAGDGIGPEVIDQAVKVSDAVAKKFNHEIVWTSALTGAAAIDAVGEPYPDSTHEVCMKADAVLFGAIGHPRFDNDPKATVRPEQGLLKMRKKLGLFANVRPTFTFPSLIDNSPLKRERIEGTDLIILRELTGGIYFGERGRKDNGDTAFDTCTYTRAEIQRLAKLGFEMAMTRSKKLCCVDKANVLETSRLWRETVQDMEKDFPEVTVSYEFVDAVAMRLVQWPNSYDVLITENLFGDILTDEASVISGSMGLMPSASIGIHTSLFEPIHGSYPQAAGKDIANPLATVLSAAMMFEDAFGLKEEAELIRSVVNKSLAEGIVTEDLSGKNKAYKTSEVGDWLAKNI, encoded by the coding sequence ATGAAATTAAATATCGCCCTTTTAGCAGGAGACGGAATTGGGCCTGAAGTAATCGATCAGGCGGTTAAGGTATCAGATGCTGTAGCCAAAAAGTTCAACCACGAAATTGTATGGACATCGGCCTTAACCGGCGCCGCAGCAATTGATGCCGTTGGTGAGCCTTACCCTGACTCCACCCACGAGGTTTGTATGAAAGCCGACGCGGTTTTATTTGGAGCTATCGGTCACCCCCGCTTTGATAACGATCCTAAAGCTACCGTTCGCCCGGAGCAGGGCCTTTTAAAAATGCGTAAAAAGCTGGGCCTGTTTGCCAACGTGCGCCCAACGTTTACTTTCCCTTCGCTGATTGATAACTCGCCTTTAAAACGCGAGCGCATCGAAGGTACCGACCTGATTATTCTGCGGGAGTTAACAGGTGGTATTTATTTTGGCGAAAGAGGCCGCAAAGACAACGGTGACACCGCTTTTGATACTTGTACCTACACCAGGGCCGAAATACAACGCTTAGCAAAGCTGGGCTTTGAAATGGCCATGACGCGGAGCAAAAAACTTTGCTGTGTAGATAAGGCCAACGTGCTTGAAACATCACGCCTGTGGCGCGAAACCGTTCAGGATATGGAGAAGGATTTCCCTGAGGTTACCGTGAGTTATGAATTTGTTGATGCCGTTGCCATGCGCCTGGTGCAGTGGCCAAACAGCTACGATGTATTAATTACCGAAAACCTTTTTGGCGATATCCTTACTGATGAGGCCTCTGTAATTTCGGGTTCAATGGGCCTGATGCCGTCGGCTTCTATCGGTATCCATACTTCATTATTCGAGCCTATCCATGGTTCGTACCCGCAAGCTGCCGGTAAAGATATTGCTAACCCTTTAGCAACGGTATTATCTGCCGCTATGATGTTCGAAGATGCTTTTGGTTTGAAAGAGGAAGCAGAGCTGATCCGTTCCGTTGTGAATAAATCATTGGCAGAAGGCATCGTAACCGAAGACCTTTCCGGAAAAAACAAAGCTTATAAAACAAGCGAAGTTGGCGATTGGCTGGCTAAAAACATATAA
- a CDS encoding cation diffusion facilitator family transporter, which translates to MSGHDHHHSHAGHHHQDHAPKIDHINTAFVLGIILNSAFVLIEIITGLISGSLSLLTDAGHNLSDVASLALALLAFKLTKAGSNKKYTYGYKRSTIIVSLLNAFILIAGIAVIVYEAILRFIHPVTDIPGATIAWVAFVGIGVNAFTAWLFTRDKGKDKDLNVKGAYLHMAIDAIVSLGVVISGVVMYFTHLYWIDSVVSIIIAVVILGGTWNLLKDSLRLALDGVPKDLSLEKVKTELLKVKGVVDIHHMHVWALSTTENALTAHLVVKEADMPLFDDIKHELRHKLEHLEISHSTFEPEFSDQKCEQVNCG; encoded by the coding sequence ATGTCAGGTCACGATCATCATCACAGCCACGCCGGTCATCATCACCAGGATCATGCACCTAAAATAGATCATATCAATACCGCCTTTGTTTTAGGGATCATCCTTAATTCAGCTTTCGTTTTGATCGAAATTATTACCGGTTTAATCAGCGGATCGTTATCGTTATTAACCGATGCGGGGCACAACCTGAGCGACGTGGCAAGCCTGGCCTTAGCTTTACTGGCATTTAAGCTAACCAAAGCGGGATCAAACAAAAAATATACTTACGGCTATAAACGTTCAACCATCATTGTATCGCTATTAAATGCTTTCATCCTGATAGCCGGTATAGCTGTAATTGTTTATGAGGCTATTCTCCGGTTTATCCACCCGGTTACCGACATACCTGGAGCTACCATAGCCTGGGTAGCCTTTGTAGGCATAGGTGTTAACGCCTTTACTGCCTGGCTATTTACCCGTGATAAAGGGAAAGATAAGGATTTGAACGTGAAAGGCGCTTATCTGCACATGGCCATTGATGCCATTGTATCGTTAGGGGTAGTGATATCTGGCGTGGTAATGTATTTTACGCACCTTTACTGGATAGATAGCGTGGTGAGTATAATTATAGCCGTTGTAATATTGGGCGGCACCTGGAACTTGCTTAAAGACAGCCTGAGGTTAGCCTTAGATGGTGTACCTAAAGATCTGAGCCTCGAAAAAGTAAAAACCGAATTGCTTAAAGTAAAAGGCGTAGTAGATATACACCACATGCACGTTTGGGCCCTGAGCACAACCGAAAATGCCCTAACCGCCCACCTGGTAGTAAAAGAAGCCGACATGCCCTTGTTTGACGATATTAAACACGAGTTAAGGCATAAACTTGAGCACCTGGAAATAAGCCACAGTACTTTTGAGCCGGAGTTTAGCGACCAGAAATGCGAGCAGGTTAACTGCGGGTGA
- a CDS encoding DUF5606 family protein, which produces MNLHGIVAVSGKPGLWKALTQNKTGFILESLDAQKIKLIANLSTAKLAALDEITIFSVDEDILLKDVFKRMKAASNVPDTKTDGNKLRQFFREVAPDHDEEKVYASDMKKIVGWFHILKDMPLFNEEPAQAAPLAEEVTEVKAEEPAAPVATEVKEAEPVAAVTEEKPKAKAPKKKKAE; this is translated from the coding sequence ATGAATTTACACGGAATTGTAGCAGTATCAGGCAAGCCTGGATTATGGAAGGCCCTGACTCAAAATAAAACCGGTTTTATTTTAGAGAGCCTCGATGCGCAGAAAATAAAATTGATTGCCAACTTATCTACCGCCAAGCTGGCTGCCCTGGATGAGATCACTATTTTTAGTGTTGACGAGGATATCCTGCTGAAGGATGTTTTTAAAAGAATGAAAGCTGCCTCGAACGTGCCTGATACCAAAACCGACGGTAATAAACTTCGCCAGTTTTTTAGGGAAGTTGCGCCAGATCACGATGAGGAGAAGGTTTACGCATCGGACATGAAAAAGATTGTAGGCTGGTTCCATATTTTAAAGGATATGCCTTTGTTTAACGAAGAACCTGCTCAGGCCGCACCATTGGCAGAGGAAGTAACCGAAGTGAAGGCTGAAGAACCAGCTGCGCCGGTTGCAACCGAGGTGAAGGAAGCAGAACCTGTAGCTGCGGTTACTGAGGAAAAACCCAAAGCTAAAGCGCCTAAAAAGAAGAAAGCTGAATAA
- a CDS encoding peptidylprolyl isomerase, giving the protein MSKAIIKTEKGNMTVEFYENDAPKAVANFKKLAKEGFYDGIAFHRVIPNFMVQGGCPFSKSPETAYRAGSGGPGYTIDCELTGENQYHDRGVLSMAHAGRNTGGSQFFICHSRANTAHLDRNHTCFGKVVENVDVVDDIRQGDKITTIEIIED; this is encoded by the coding sequence ATGAGTAAAGCGATAATTAAAACTGAAAAGGGCAACATGACCGTAGAATTCTACGAGAATGATGCTCCTAAAGCTGTTGCCAATTTTAAAAAATTAGCTAAAGAAGGCTTTTATGATGGTATTGCATTTCACCGTGTGATCCCTAATTTTATGGTGCAAGGCGGATGCCCTTTCTCCAAATCACCAGAAACTGCTTACCGTGCAGGTAGCGGTGGCCCCGGTTATACTATCGATTGCGAATTAACTGGCGAAAACCAATACCACGACCGTGGTGTGTTATCAATGGCTCATGCTGGTCGTAATACAGGCGGTTCGCAATTTTTTATCTGCCATAGCCGTGCTAACACTGCGCATTTAGACAGAAACCATACCTGCTTTGGTAAGGTTGTTGAAAATGTTGACGTTGTTGACGACATCCGCCAGGGAGATAAAATTACCACCATAGAGATTATTGAAGATTAA
- a CDS encoding alpha-isopropylmalate synthase regulatory domain-containing protein, translated as MKRRKIEIMDTTLRDGEQTSGVSFSVSEKLTITQLLLEELHADRIEIASARVSEGEFKAVKTILAWAEANGHADRIEVLSFVDNGVSINWMVESGVRVQNLLTKGSLNHLTHQLKKTPEQHFAEIKHVIDLAASNNIVTNVYLEDWSNGMRNSPGYVFQLLDFLTGQAIKRILLPDTLGILTPAETFKFITEIKTKYPDTHFDFHAHNDYDLGTANVLEAVKAGIDGLHLTVNGMGERAGNAAMASVVAVINDFAPEVEVQIAESSIYTVSKLVETFSGIRIPSNKPIVGDNVFTQTAGIHADGDNKNNLYFNDLLPERFGRKRQYALGKTSGKANIEKNLQELGLKLNDADLKKVTQRVIELGDKKETVTKEDLPYIISDVLDSSLYEEKVVVESYVLMNAMGLRPSATISVKIDGEKFEENAQGDGQFDAFMNALTKVYNKKGRCLPKLIDYAVRIAPGSNSDALCETIITWETDRKKFTTRGLDSDQTVCAIKATQKMLNII; from the coding sequence ATGAAAAGAAGGAAAATTGAGATCATGGATACTACGCTGCGCGATGGTGAACAAACATCGGGCGTATCTTTTTCCGTCTCAGAGAAATTAACCATCACCCAGCTCCTGCTGGAAGAACTCCATGCCGATAGGATCGAAATCGCTTCGGCAAGGGTATCAGAAGGCGAGTTTAAGGCAGTAAAAACTATTTTAGCCTGGGCCGAAGCCAATGGCCATGCCGACCGTATCGAGGTGTTATCGTTTGTAGATAATGGCGTATCCATCAACTGGATGGTTGAATCGGGCGTAAGGGTACAAAACCTGCTTACCAAAGGCTCGTTAAATCACTTAACACACCAGCTAAAAAAAACACCCGAACAGCATTTTGCCGAAATAAAACACGTAATTGACCTGGCTGCCAGCAACAACATTGTAACCAATGTTTACCTGGAGGACTGGAGCAACGGCATGCGCAATTCGCCCGGATATGTATTTCAGTTATTGGATTTCCTGACGGGACAAGCCATTAAACGAATTTTACTGCCGGATACGCTGGGCATCCTTACTCCTGCCGAAACCTTTAAGTTTATAACCGAAATTAAAACCAAATATCCGGATACTCATTTTGATTTCCACGCTCATAATGATTACGACCTGGGTACAGCCAACGTTTTAGAAGCCGTAAAGGCCGGCATTGATGGCCTGCACTTAACCGTAAATGGCATGGGTGAGCGGGCCGGGAACGCAGCAATGGCAAGTGTTGTCGCCGTAATTAACGATTTTGCACCTGAGGTAGAAGTACAGATTGCTGAATCGTCTATTTATACGGTAAGCAAATTGGTGGAGACCTTTTCGGGCATCCGCATCCCATCAAACAAACCCATTGTAGGCGATAATGTATTTACCCAAACTGCGGGCATCCATGCCGATGGGGATAATAAAAACAACCTGTATTTTAACGATCTGCTTCCCGAGCGTTTCGGCAGAAAAAGGCAATATGCCCTCGGCAAAACATCGGGCAAAGCCAATATCGAAAAGAATCTTCAGGAACTCGGCTTAAAGCTGAATGATGCCGATCTGAAAAAAGTTACCCAACGCGTTATCGAGTTAGGCGACAAAAAAGAAACGGTAACCAAAGAAGATCTACCCTATATCATTTCGGATGTGCTGGACAGCAGCTTATACGAAGAAAAGGTTGTGGTAGAATCGTACGTGCTGATGAACGCGATGGGTTTACGCCCCTCGGCTACCATTTCGGTAAAGATAGACGGCGAAAAATTTGAGGAGAATGCGCAGGGCGATGGTCAGTTCGACGCTTTTATGAACGCCTTAACTAAGGTGTACAACAAGAAGGGAAGATGCCTGCCTAAACTGATAGACTATGCAGTACGGATAGCGCCCGGTAGTAACTCGGACGCTTTGTGCGAAACCATCATTACATGGGAAACCGACAGGAAGAAATTTACCACACGGGGGCTTGATTCCGACCAAACGGTTTGTGCTATCAAAGCCACCCAAAAAATGCTGAACATTATCTGA